One part of the Bacteroidia bacterium genome encodes these proteins:
- a CDS encoding YafY family protein: MGEKEKSRLSRLTAILTQLQSKRIVTAKYLADKHDVSIRTIYRDIRTLELSGIPIVTEEGKGYSIMEGYHLPPVVFSEDEANALITVEQLLLKNKDQSLTENVSSAIEKIKAILRYSQKGNADLLAERIYFGGNNKEEKSSNNLMQIQSAIIHFQLLKIDYLSSDQKRSSRLIEPFAVYSIHGNFLLIAFCRLRNDFRAFRIDFIEKLIPQNEHFEPHNMTIREYFEKYVKDN; encoded by the coding sequence ATGGGAGAAAAAGAAAAGTCAAGACTTTCGAGATTGACAGCCATTCTCACCCAGCTGCAATCCAAAAGAATTGTGACGGCCAAATACCTGGCTGACAAACACGATGTGAGTATAAGAACCATTTACCGCGACATAAGAACCCTGGAATTATCCGGCATCCCCATCGTAACAGAAGAAGGGAAAGGCTATTCTATCATGGAGGGCTACCACCTTCCTCCTGTGGTATTTAGCGAAGATGAAGCCAATGCCCTGATTACCGTTGAACAGCTGCTTTTAAAAAACAAAGATCAATCCCTGACCGAAAACGTAAGCAGCGCCATTGAAAAGATAAAGGCCATTCTCCGCTACTCGCAAAAAGGAAATGCAGATTTGCTGGCCGAACGGATTTACTTTGGGGGAAATAATAAAGAAGAAAAGTCCAGCAACAACCTCATGCAGATTCAGTCTGCCATCATTCACTTTCAGCTCCTAAAGATTGACTACCTTTCTTCAGACCAAAAACGGAGCAGTCGCCTCATCGAACCCTTTGCCGTCTACAGCATCCATGGGAATTTTCTCCTGATCGCTTTTTGTCGCCTGAGGAATGACTTCAGAGCTTTCCGTATCGATTTTATCGAAAAACTCATTCCCCAGAATGAGCATTTCGAGCCCCATAATATGACGATACGGGAGTATTTTGAAAAATATGTAAAAGACAATTAG
- a CDS encoding DUF4345 domain-containing protein: protein MEIFSIIILALSGLLLVFVGAMRLSNPIQTYAKNSGIKLDQDVDLLNEIRGVSALQLCAGLIAWTGIFFPPFRTTSFAVAALVFVGFLMGRLISISADGKPNKQIMQGIIFELVLGAANIFGLISSLS from the coding sequence ATGGAAATTTTCAGCATCATTATTCTCGCATTATCCGGTCTCCTACTCGTTTTCGTCGGAGCTATGAGATTGAGCAATCCGATTCAAACCTACGCCAAAAATTCCGGTATAAAACTGGATCAAGACGTGGACTTACTAAACGAAATAAGAGGTGTGAGTGCTCTTCAGTTATGTGCAGGCCTCATCGCATGGACGGGGATTTTCTTCCCACCATTCAGAACTACCTCCTTTGCAGTGGCCGCGCTGGTTTTTGTCGGTTTTCTCATGGGAAGATTGATAAGCATAAGCGCTGATGGCAAGCCTAATAAACAAATCATGCAAGGCATCATCTTCGAATTGGTGCTGGGTGCGGCAAATATTTTTGGGTTGATTAGTTCCCTTTCTTAG
- a CDS encoding endonuclease/exonuclease/phosphatase family protein, with product MRFIFGFLFLTFLLSCEQIEVDDLGGNFDLSLMSFNLRYDEPADGENQWSNRKEACLDMLNEIRPHVFGVQEALQNQVDFLHDNLPAYDFVGVGRDDGESSGEYSAIFYSRDHFELAENGNFWLSESPESPSLGWDANNIRIVSWAKLNDLQKNRAIYVFNTHFDHKGKIAQEKSSELLIQKIQEIAEADASIFITGDFNMLIGNERLAAITEAYFSAQRFAESSDNHDSFNAFGRWYLNRNIDFIFFQHAEAISYHTIVKDYGVPFISDHYPIFSRFNYR from the coding sequence ATGAGATTCATTTTCGGCTTTTTATTCCTGACATTTCTCCTGAGTTGTGAGCAAATCGAAGTAGACGATTTAGGGGGAAATTTTGACCTCAGTCTGATGTCTTTCAACCTCCGCTACGATGAACCCGCAGATGGAGAAAATCAGTGGAGCAATCGAAAAGAAGCCTGTCTGGATATGCTAAATGAAATTCGACCCCATGTATTTGGGGTCCAGGAAGCACTCCAGAATCAAGTTGATTTCCTACATGACAATTTGCCTGCTTACGACTTTGTTGGCGTGGGAAGAGACGATGGAGAAAGTTCGGGCGAATACAGTGCGATTTTCTACTCCCGGGATCACTTTGAATTGGCAGAGAATGGCAATTTCTGGCTGAGCGAAAGTCCGGAATCTCCTTCTTTGGGCTGGGATGCAAATAATATCAGAATTGTCAGCTGGGCAAAGCTGAACGATCTTCAAAAGAATCGGGCTATTTATGTATTCAATACTCATTTCGACCATAAAGGAAAAATCGCACAGGAAAAATCCAGCGAACTCCTCATTCAGAAAATACAAGAGATTGCTGAAGCCGATGCATCCATCTTCATCACCGGAGACTTTAATATGCTCATCGGCAACGAACGCTTAGCTGCCATTACAGAGGCATACTTCAGTGCCCAACGTTTTGCAGAAAGCAGCGACAATCACGATTCATTTAACGCATTCGGAAGGTGGTATTTGAATCGAAACATTGATTTCATCTTTTTCCAGCATGCAGAAGCCATTTCCTACCACACAATTGTGAAAGATTATGGCGTCCCCTTCATTTCCGATCACTACCCCATCTTTTCCCGCTTCAATTACCGATAA
- a CDS encoding acyloxyacyl hydrolase, with the protein MKRFTFICLLVIQLCDLSAQSKKSWPHIPGFDPALPTTLNSKESFIGVSALAIISFALEEFVFQKHETVSYYSARLAMNNEYAFGLKNVWQQNLGVEYRLASWFSVSADFNLQEWSDQTPLIENREKFGIGMGLMTYYRWYLLGKKRISPFIEYGSGLFWGFKEFPYNGTKFSINHSTQLGLEYSLQNENKLRLSYGHFHQSNYNWLASNPAYDAYGFSIAYAWKLK; encoded by the coding sequence ATGAAACGCTTCACCTTTATATGCTTGTTGGTAATCCAGCTTTGTGATCTTTCCGCTCAGAGCAAAAAATCCTGGCCTCATATCCCGGGTTTTGATCCAGCACTACCCACCACCCTAAATAGCAAAGAAAGCTTCATAGGTGTATCAGCCCTCGCAATCATTTCATTTGCTTTGGAGGAATTTGTCTTTCAAAAACATGAGACCGTCAGTTATTATTCGGCTCGGCTAGCTATGAATAATGAATATGCCTTTGGGCTGAAAAATGTCTGGCAGCAGAATTTGGGGGTTGAGTACCGACTGGCTAGCTGGTTTTCTGTTTCTGCAGACTTCAATTTGCAAGAATGGTCAGATCAAACACCGCTCATAGAGAATCGAGAAAAGTTTGGAATCGGAATGGGGCTCATGACTTATTATCGTTGGTACCTATTGGGCAAAAAACGCATCAGCCCATTTATAGAATACGGGAGCGGCCTCTTTTGGGGCTTCAAAGAATTCCCCTACAACGGTACAAAATTCAGTATCAATCATTCCACCCAGCTCGGCCTTGAATACAGCCTGCAAAACGAAAACAAACTCCGGCTCAGCTATGGCCATTTCCACCAATCCAATTACAATTGGTTGGCTTCTAATCCCGCTTATGATGCCTACGGATTCAGCATCGCTTATGCCTGGAAGTTAAAATAA
- a CDS encoding CPBP family glutamic-type intramembrane protease — MDYPLIKPRYYRSLFKDIVDFIRKPQDLEHVEKSTRQKVYDTIGLFILKLAFLIPVSVLIGLIHDPENLTKASMAERFTPMILILVAVIILPTVEEIAFRLSLKFKPIYFALSSGVFCYYLLTKAVYQTKISAVDESFIIRISVALGLVVLLYAILQFAQIKEFLSRFWEKNFAWIYYISCLSFAWIHIFSYELNTMNLLFLPLITLPQLMSGIISGYTRVSFGFQYPLLFHMATNLIAVSISFLPATDVLF; from the coding sequence ATGGATTACCCACTGATAAAACCGCGCTACTATAGGTCCCTATTTAAGGACATTGTCGACTTTATTAGAAAGCCCCAGGATCTTGAACATGTCGAGAAATCTACCCGCCAGAAAGTTTATGATACGATAGGTTTATTCATCCTGAAATTGGCATTTCTGATCCCTGTTTCAGTCTTGATCGGATTGATTCATGATCCTGAGAACCTGACTAAGGCCAGTATGGCGGAGAGATTTACTCCTATGATCCTCATTCTGGTAGCCGTTATCATTCTGCCGACCGTTGAAGAAATTGCCTTTCGACTTTCTCTGAAATTTAAACCCATATACTTTGCCCTTTCTTCGGGAGTATTCTGCTATTACCTCTTGACAAAGGCGGTTTATCAGACAAAAATCAGTGCGGTGGACGAGAGTTTTATTATTCGGATTTCTGTTGCTTTGGGGCTAGTTGTTCTGCTTTATGCGATTTTGCAGTTTGCTCAGATCAAAGAATTTCTGAGTCGTTTTTGGGAGAAAAATTTTGCCTGGATTTATTATATCTCCTGTCTTTCCTTCGCCTGGATTCACATTTTTAGCTATGAATTGAATACCATGAATCTCCTCTTTCTCCCGCTAATAACTTTGCCTCAATTGATGAGTGGGATTATTTCGGGTTACACACGGGTTTCCTTTGGCTTTCAGTATCCGCTGCTCTTTCATATGGCCACCAATCTGATCGCAGTTTCAATTTCCTTTCTCCCTGCTACGGATGTCTTATTTTAA
- a CDS encoding nuclear transport factor 2 family protein: MEKKHPLPPFTEKTARQKVQMAEDAWNSKDPVKVSLAYSPDTEWRNRNQFINGRKEVQDFLQDKWKTELDYKLKKELWLYGGNRIAVRFEYEYRNEAGQWFRAYGNENWEFDENGLMQKRYASINDLAIEESERKL, translated from the coding sequence ATGGAAAAGAAACATCCCTTACCCCCTTTCACCGAAAAAACAGCTAGACAAAAAGTGCAAATGGCCGAAGATGCCTGGAACAGCAAAGATCCTGTGAAAGTTTCCCTCGCCTATTCTCCCGACACTGAATGGCGCAATAGGAATCAGTTTATAAATGGAAGAAAAGAAGTTCAGGACTTCCTGCAGGACAAATGGAAGACAGAACTGGATTATAAGCTGAAAAAAGAATTGTGGCTGTATGGCGGAAACCGAATTGCTGTCCGTTTTGAATACGAATACCGCAATGAGGCCGGGCAATGGTTCCGAGCCTATGGAAATGAGAACTGGGAATTTGACGAAAATGGCTTGATGCAAAAACGCTACGCCAGCATCAATGACCTCGCTATTGAAGAATCGGAAAGAAAGTTATAA
- a CDS encoding Crp/Fnr family transcriptional regulator, with product MTIEDILESIKENYSPLSPACFKELIENIEIKQLEKGTTLVKEGQYADKSYFIVQGCARAYYLHEGRDISDWFAFEDEFISAIISFFTDQPSPHYIEVLQDSILIEISRETTDYLSDKYHDFERLIKVVVTKTMLSQRERISSILFHTAEEKYEQMLAIRPDIVQRVPLMHIASYLGMTLETLSRIRKLKN from the coding sequence ATGACAATAGAAGATATATTAGAAAGTATTAAGGAAAACTATTCTCCTCTGAGTCCTGCATGCTTCAAAGAACTCATAGAAAACATTGAGATTAAGCAGCTCGAAAAGGGAACTACCCTTGTTAAAGAAGGTCAATACGCGGATAAGTCCTACTTCATCGTCCAGGGTTGTGCAAGGGCCTATTATTTACATGAAGGGAGAGATATATCTGATTGGTTTGCCTTTGAAGATGAATTCATCAGCGCCATTATCAGCTTTTTTACCGATCAACCCAGTCCGCATTACATTGAAGTCCTTCAGGACTCCATACTGATTGAAATATCAAGAGAGACGACTGATTATCTTTCTGACAAATACCACGATTTTGAGCGACTGATTAAAGTTGTTGTAACCAAAACCATGCTAAGTCAAAGAGAAAGAATCTCCTCTATCCTTTTCCATACAGCCGAAGAGAAATACGAGCAAATGCTGGCTATTCGTCCCGATATTGTCCAGCGAGTTCCCCTTATGCATATAGCTTCTTATCTGGGAATGACCCTGGAAACTTTGAGCAGAATCAGAAAACTAAAAAACTGA
- a CDS encoding NAD(P)H-dependent oxidoreductase produces the protein MKKILIIIGHPDKESYNFALSQAYQKGVERSGADHKTINIGELNFNPNLQFGYRKRTELEPDLLKAQEDLKWADHIVWIYPVWWGSVPAIMKGFLDRVLLPGFAFKKREGSVWWDKYFTGKSSRIICTLDQPTWFYSLINRAPSHSAMKRLTMNFIGVKSVKITSIGPLRLSKDSFRTKWLKKVEKLGERNK, from the coding sequence ATGAAAAAAATACTGATCATCATCGGACATCCCGATAAGGAAAGTTACAACTTTGCACTTTCTCAGGCTTACCAAAAAGGAGTAGAAAGATCCGGGGCAGACCATAAAACCATCAACATCGGCGAGCTGAATTTCAATCCCAATCTCCAATTCGGATATCGGAAGCGAACAGAGCTTGAACCTGATTTATTGAAGGCACAGGAAGATCTGAAATGGGCCGATCACATCGTCTGGATTTATCCGGTTTGGTGGGGTTCGGTGCCAGCCATTATGAAAGGTTTTCTGGACAGGGTATTATTGCCAGGTTTTGCCTTTAAAAAAAGGGAAGGTTCCGTCTGGTGGGACAAATATTTCACGGGTAAAAGCTCACGCATCATTTGTACCCTGGATCAACCCACTTGGTTTTACAGCCTTATCAATCGGGCACCTAGCCATAGTGCGATGAAAAGATTGACCATGAATTTTATCGGGGTGAAATCGGTAAAGATTACTTCTATCGGTCCATTGCGCTTGTCAAAAGATAGCTTCCGCACAAAATGGCTGAAAAAAGTAGAGAAACTGGGGGAAAGGAATAAATAA
- a CDS encoding PQQ-binding-like beta-propeller repeat protein, which translates to MLKKILIGFGILLVIAILFLGFLWMKLTQGSTEQITADVETEELFSTRCAICHGGAVAEAPTFSALKLLPEETIVATLKTGVMKNQAITLTDEQHRALAAYISDIDSDAMEGLDPKVGQCEEGDFSADQAAFPRIDNWGMGLHNQRYYDKADLKLSVENVSKLKLDWAFAFPNSSRARVQPTIAGNTLFTASQTGTVYALDRRTGCTLWTFQATAEVRSALVIGRDSSGRANRLYFGDFSAYVYALDLDSQKLIWKKKVEEHPDATITGTLSLYNNRLYVPVSSTEVGSAVDENYACCTSRGAVVSLDAADGTELWKTYTIDETPVEQGKNEKGVAKIGPSGAPVWTAVTIDSARGCLYIGSGENYTRPASKTSDAIIAFDLATGEKRWAQQTIPKDAWNAACVTLTSRANCPEDFGPDADFGAPPILVNYKGKDLLLAGQKSGHVYAMDPDDKGRIVWTTLVGRGGFMGGIHWGMATDGEILYVPINDRGPYDLNPDKPKSPGLHAVDIADGSVLWSTIEEDRCGTFELRGCGPGLSAAITLTPEVVFGGTLDGWMKAYAKEDGRELWSYDTKRDYESVNGVRAFGGAIDSDGPVVVGNQLFVSSGYAKFAEKEGNVVLAFSIEE; encoded by the coding sequence ATGCTGAAAAAAATCCTTATCGGTTTTGGTATCCTATTAGTTATCGCCATACTTTTCCTCGGCTTTCTTTGGATGAAACTCACCCAGGGTTCAACCGAACAAATTACAGCAGATGTAGAAACGGAGGAACTCTTTTCGACCCGATGTGCGATTTGTCATGGAGGAGCAGTAGCCGAAGCACCAACCTTCTCTGCCTTGAAATTATTGCCTGAGGAAACCATTGTTGCCACCCTTAAGACCGGGGTCATGAAAAATCAGGCCATTACCCTTACAGATGAACAGCATAGAGCATTGGCAGCTTATATTTCTGATATCGACAGTGACGCTATGGAGGGGCTGGACCCCAAAGTAGGTCAATGTGAAGAAGGTGATTTTTCTGCGGATCAAGCTGCCTTTCCCCGCATAGACAATTGGGGAATGGGGCTCCACAACCAACGCTACTATGATAAAGCCGATCTAAAGCTAAGTGTGGAAAATGTATCCAAGCTAAAACTCGACTGGGCCTTTGCCTTTCCCAATTCTTCACGTGCCCGCGTCCAGCCTACCATCGCTGGCAATACCTTATTTACTGCTAGCCAAACAGGAACCGTTTATGCCCTGGATCGAAGGACGGGTTGTACCCTATGGACCTTTCAGGCAACGGCTGAAGTTCGATCCGCTTTGGTTATCGGGAGAGATTCAAGTGGTAGGGCAAATCGATTGTACTTTGGAGATTTTAGTGCCTATGTATATGCCCTTGACCTGGATAGCCAAAAGTTGATCTGGAAGAAAAAAGTGGAAGAACATCCGGATGCCACCATAACGGGTACCTTAAGCCTATACAATAATCGACTTTATGTACCTGTCTCCTCTACAGAAGTGGGATCAGCAGTTGATGAAAACTATGCTTGTTGTACCTCTCGTGGGGCTGTTGTTTCTCTGGATGCAGCAGATGGTACAGAGCTTTGGAAGACCTATACCATAGATGAAACCCCTGTCGAGCAAGGGAAAAATGAGAAAGGGGTTGCTAAAATAGGCCCATCAGGTGCTCCTGTGTGGACAGCCGTTACCATAGATAGTGCAAGAGGATGTCTGTATATCGGAAGCGGAGAAAATTATACCCGGCCTGCTAGCAAAACCAGTGATGCCATTATTGCTTTTGATTTGGCTACTGGAGAAAAACGATGGGCACAACAAACCATTCCCAAAGATGCCTGGAATGCAGCTTGTGTAACCCTGACAAGCAGGGCGAATTGTCCGGAAGACTTTGGGCCGGATGCAGACTTTGGAGCACCGCCTATCCTTGTGAATTATAAAGGCAAAGACCTGCTATTGGCTGGACAGAAATCGGGGCATGTCTATGCCATGGACCCTGATGATAAGGGCCGAATTGTCTGGACAACTTTGGTGGGTCGAGGCGGATTTATGGGAGGGATTCATTGGGGAATGGCTACAGATGGTGAAATTCTCTATGTACCGATCAATGACCGTGGTCCCTATGACCTCAATCCAGATAAACCTAAGTCTCCTGGCTTGCATGCAGTTGATATAGCAGATGGATCTGTGCTTTGGTCCACCATAGAAGAAGATCGCTGCGGTACCTTCGAACTAAGGGGCTGTGGTCCCGGTCTTTCGGCAGCCATTACCCTGACACCTGAAGTAGTATTTGGTGGCACGCTTGACGGATGGATGAAAGCCTATGCCAAAGAGGATGGGCGAGAGCTTTGGTCCTATGATACCAAGCGAGACTATGAATCTGTCAATGGCGTCAGAGCCTTTGGGGGCGCCATAGATTCAGACGGTCCTGTGGTAGTCGGGAATCAATTATTCGTCTCTTCTGGTTATGCCAAATTTGCCGAGAAAGAAGGCAATGTCGTGCTGGCTTTTTCAATAGAGGAATAA
- a CDS encoding VOC family protein: MKLRWLKYFFLVLIVLMLGAGIFIYKYAMARLAPRPSMLDTPTSFIGFNHIGLSVLDLDKMLEFYETATDFEVIQRYTVENNPAANALFGQDSISFEKAILKGPNMLLELTEFAEQSDSIVSRMPFQGPGMTHTCYQGPPATSVYHKFKDAGADILSRGEGTVVVSSVSVSYAYGYDPEGNMMELEHMPDILIPLNIGKDYAQKNPMWMTQVALMSPNLKRLAAFYEEVLEIEPYRVNSYGPSPILDAVVDYDSVMMDAVWFGMDTQGKKMEMMQYTHPITPDIEKARKLTDLGYSFSFEVGDIQKEYERLKNKGVNFASSPQKMQDFWMVFAQDPDGNIFSLRQIIDTNSPLSLMNM; the protein is encoded by the coding sequence ATGAAATTGCGCTGGTTAAAATACTTCTTCCTCGTCCTTATTGTCCTGATGCTGGGAGCGGGAATTTTTATTTACAAGTATGCAATGGCTCGATTGGCGCCGCGTCCGTCTATGTTGGATACACCGACTAGCTTTATAGGCTTCAACCATATCGGGCTTTCAGTGCTTGATTTGGATAAGATGCTAGAGTTTTACGAAACAGCGACTGATTTTGAAGTGATCCAAAGGTATACGGTAGAAAACAATCCTGCTGCTAATGCTTTATTTGGACAAGATTCGATTTCTTTTGAAAAAGCAATCCTCAAAGGCCCCAATATGTTACTGGAGCTTACCGAATTTGCCGAGCAAAGCGATAGTATAGTAAGTCGTATGCCTTTCCAGGGACCGGGCATGACCCATACTTGCTACCAGGGGCCGCCTGCCACTTCGGTCTATCATAAATTCAAGGATGCAGGAGCTGATATTTTGAGTAGAGGAGAAGGAACGGTAGTAGTAAGTAGTGTTAGTGTCTCTTATGCCTATGGCTATGACCCGGAGGGCAATATGATGGAGCTGGAACATATGCCGGATATCCTTATTCCGCTGAATATTGGGAAGGATTATGCCCAAAAAAATCCGATGTGGATGACACAGGTAGCTCTCATGAGCCCCAATCTCAAAAGATTGGCAGCTTTTTATGAAGAGGTACTGGAAATTGAGCCTTACAGAGTCAATAGCTATGGACCCAGTCCCATTTTGGATGCTGTAGTGGATTATGATAGCGTGATGATGGATGCGGTTTGGTTTGGAATGGATACCCAGGGTAAAAAAATGGAGATGATGCAGTACACCCATCCCATTACTCCTGACATAGAAAAAGCACGAAAATTGACAGATTTGGGCTATTCCTTTTCCTTTGAGGTTGGGGATATTCAGAAAGAATACGAAAGACTTAAAAATAAGGGCGTGAACTTTGCCAGCAGTCCCCAAAAGATGCAGGACTTCTGGATGGTCTTTGCCCAGGATCCTGATGGAAATATCTTTTCCCTGCGCCAGATTATAGATACAAATTCACCTCTCTCGCTAATGAATATGTAA
- a CDS encoding AraC family transcriptional regulator — MGNRTQLARYKKLLSFIDIHFKEDINIPQIEEVCHYSYRNINRIFEALHNETIGKYVKRLRLEKAAQYLSYSEMGVSEIAYEVGFEDRAAFSKAFKNKYQLSPANFRKTQSSIREELQSTLVPPEQEGREELEFEIAYLDDFTYLFLEYRGLQEDMSANDKVWEDLYEYGNKKGIISEAPIFMLEIRDDEEISDSIHCRYNFALLLENKPDFEAEGLFRIKEHKQQKYARFTHVGAPESSIEFYRKIYAYWMQDVGLELQDLPSLEFYPNYAENLPEEELQTEIYIPVV, encoded by the coding sequence ATGGGCAATCGCACACAATTAGCACGCTATAAAAAACTACTCAGCTTCATTGATATTCATTTTAAAGAGGACATTAACATCCCCCAAATAGAAGAAGTTTGTCATTATTCTTACCGAAACATCAACCGCATATTTGAAGCCCTGCATAATGAAACAATTGGAAAATATGTCAAACGGCTTCGACTCGAAAAAGCCGCTCAATATCTAAGCTATTCTGAAATGGGGGTATCAGAAATCGCCTATGAAGTGGGATTTGAAGATCGGGCAGCCTTTAGTAAGGCTTTTAAAAATAAATACCAGCTCTCTCCCGCCAACTTTCGAAAAACTCAAAGCTCTATCCGCGAAGAACTTCAATCCACACTTGTGCCGCCAGAGCAGGAAGGGAGAGAAGAACTTGAGTTTGAGATCGCCTATCTGGATGATTTCACCTATTTATTTCTGGAATATCGGGGCCTGCAAGAAGATATGAGTGCAAATGATAAGGTATGGGAAGACTTGTATGAATATGGAAATAAAAAAGGGATCATTTCTGAAGCTCCTATATTTATGCTGGAAATCAGGGATGATGAAGAAATAAGCGATAGCATACATTGTAGGTATAATTTTGCCCTGCTTCTTGAGAATAAACCGGACTTCGAAGCGGAAGGGCTTTTTCGCATAAAGGAGCACAAGCAACAAAAGTATGCTCGTTTCACACATGTCGGTGCTCCTGAGAGTTCCATCGAATTTTACCGAAAAATTTATGCTTACTGGATGCAGGATGTAGGTCTGGAATTACAAGATCTCCCAAGTCTTGAATTTTACCCTAATTATGCTGAAAATCTTCCGGAAGAAGAACTGCAAACTGAGATTTATATTCCCGTAGTCTAA
- a CDS encoding sterol desaturase family protein — protein sequence MEDLIQKMEDNIGLAVLIILAFSMGLAIVEFFYELYKKKINKWRLGEMWASFSVFLVAQLTEKISVVAFTGAFYFLSQYIPWQIPINIWTTILCILLIDFLYYWEHRIEHRVRALWTYHSIHHSSPIYNYTTALRVSFIDSFVTWVFYLPAILIGFHPYVVLLAILFMLTYQFWLHTEIIGKLGWYEKIFMTPSQHRVHHGSDDIYLDKNYGAILSIWDRMFGTFQEELHTPTYGLTRPINTINPVKVHFIEYDHMFRDMWNAKSLKEAWQYLVNPPGWKPSK from the coding sequence ATGGAAGACTTGATTCAAAAAATGGAAGACAATATAGGACTGGCCGTCTTGATAATTCTGGCCTTTTCTATGGGTCTGGCAATCGTAGAGTTTTTCTACGAACTCTATAAGAAGAAAATCAACAAATGGAGACTCGGGGAAATGTGGGCAAGTTTCTCTGTATTCCTCGTGGCTCAACTCACCGAAAAGATAAGTGTGGTCGCTTTTACAGGTGCTTTCTACTTTTTATCCCAATACATTCCCTGGCAAATTCCGATCAATATATGGACGACCATCCTCTGTATTCTACTCATCGACTTTCTCTACTATTGGGAACATCGAATTGAGCATCGAGTAAGAGCCTTATGGACCTACCATAGCATTCATCATAGCTCTCCCATCTACAATTATACCACAGCACTTAGGGTCTCTTTTATCGATTCATTTGTTACCTGGGTTTTCTACTTACCCGCCATCTTAATAGGCTTCCATCCCTATGTAGTGCTTTTGGCAATTCTCTTTATGCTGACCTATCAATTTTGGCTGCATACGGAAATCATCGGCAAGCTGGGTTGGTATGAGAAAATATTCATGACTCCATCTCAGCACAGGGTTCATCATGGTTCAGACGATATTTACCTGGATAAAAATTATGGGGCTATTCTATCGATATGGGACCGCATGTTTGGCACCTTCCAGGAGGAATTGCATACTCCTACTTATGGACTCACAAGGCCTATCAATACCATAAATCCGGTGAAAGTTCATTTCATAGAGTACGACCACATGTTTCGGGATATGTGGAATGCAAAAAGTCTCAAAGAAGCCTGGCAGTATTTGGTAAATCCTCCGGGATGGAAACCTTCTAAATAG
- a CDS encoding ABC transporter six-transmembrane domain-containing protein encodes MNLLTILKAHKLRFGFTLALLLVEAALALLFPLFIGKAIEAAMHESIEGVIQLGVLGIAALAIGVGRRIFDSRFYAKLYQRLGSKIMTKLQGQVYSVKSARLAMIRELVEFLENSLPELISAIIGLIGVVVMIATLNLTVFYASLILSACIFLIYVFSRKKTLRFNQSVNDTFEKQVAVISQNDEKELSLHLKEMMKWNIKLSDLEALNFSFSWTLLIAFLVGSILIAANNPIANYGALFSLIMYVFQYMENVISLPLFYQNYIRLQEIQQRMLDIRE; translated from the coding sequence ATGAACTTATTGACAATTCTTAAGGCTCATAAACTGAGATTTGGTTTTACCCTCGCTCTCTTATTAGTCGAAGCGGCTTTGGCCCTTTTATTCCCTTTGTTCATTGGGAAAGCCATAGAAGCTGCTATGCATGAAAGTATTGAGGGAGTTATCCAACTAGGTGTATTGGGCATTGCCGCATTAGCTATAGGAGTAGGTCGGAGAATATTTGATTCGCGCTTCTATGCGAAACTCTACCAAAGGCTTGGTTCAAAAATCATGACAAAACTTCAAGGCCAGGTCTATTCTGTTAAATCGGCAAGATTGGCCATGATCAGAGAGTTGGTAGAATTTCTGGAAAATTCCCTGCCGGAACTGATTAGTGCAATTATCGGACTCATAGGAGTAGTCGTCATGATTGCCACCTTAAATCTGACGGTCTTCTATGCCAGCCTGATTCTCAGTGCATGTATTTTTTTGATTTATGTCTTTAGCCGAAAGAAAACCTTGCGTTTTAATCAATCCGTCAATGATACCTTTGAAAAACAAGTAGCAGTAATTTCCCAGAATGATGAGAAAGAGTTGAGTCTTCACCTGAAAGAAATGATGAAATGGAACATCAAACTATCAGACCTGGAAGCCCTGAATTTTTCTTTCTCCTGGACCTTGCTGATCGCATTTTTAGTGGGCTCCATCCTCATTGCAGCCAATAATCCCATTGCCAATTATGGAGCCTTATTTTCTTTGATCATGTACGTGTTTCAGTATATGGAAAATGTGATTAGCTTGCCTTTATTCTATCAGAATTATATACGATTGCAGGAAATTCAGCAAAGGATGCTGGATATTAGAGAGTAA